Proteins from one Cystobacter ferrugineus genomic window:
- a CDS encoding deoxyribodipyrimidine photo-lyase, producing the protein MAITRIEAGRIQRLNTRESSGGDYVLYWMQQSARAEHNPALEFAVQRANEAKLPLLVGFGLMDDYPEANARHYRFLLEGLRDTARALARRRIPFVVQRGRPDAVALKLARRAALVVADRGYLRHQKWCRSRPRRCGRTRRAWA; encoded by the coding sequence ATGGCGATCACACGCATCGAGGCCGGCCGCATCCAACGGCTCAACACCCGGGAGTCCAGCGGGGGCGACTACGTCCTCTATTGGATGCAGCAGAGCGCGCGGGCCGAGCACAACCCGGCGTTGGAGTTCGCCGTCCAGCGCGCCAACGAGGCGAAGCTGCCGCTGCTCGTGGGCTTCGGGCTCATGGATGACTACCCCGAGGCCAACGCGCGCCACTACCGCTTCCTGCTGGAGGGGCTGCGCGACACGGCGCGAGCGCTCGCGCGCCGGAGGATTCCCTTCGTCGTGCAGCGGGGCCGTCCGGACGCGGTGGCGCTGAAGCTCGCGCGGCGCGCGGCGCTCGTGGTGGCGGACCGGGGCTACCTGCGTCATCAGAAGTGGTGCCGCTCGCGCCCACGCCGCTGCGGACGGACTCGACGCGCCTGGGCGTGA
- a CDS encoding GDSL-type esterase/lipase family protein, protein MIDASRDQRWMLLPLVPLLVGVLAWAPALPKPSPRALQLAALGKKLGTRQPRLENPCVTPADGTCERTALAPFFESLNALATGTASAPTVIAAFGNSLIAGDRIVDILREELSATFGDAGRGVLLADRLAPYGPRVRSGLAQGGWEPRTLGEMKLAELPFGISGVYHQAASKARSRFALEGEAQATLWWFDAPGSGPLYVHVDGQPHTTTFPLGTGEAHSLRFRLPEGARSLELVAEGGGAVVQGLVLQHSRPGIVLDTLGVPSADANLFLRAHEDIFRTQLAERAPRLLLFLLGGNEAKRLEWRRSELDEVEAGLRTLVRRSRAAVPDAACLVVGPIDAVRGGTGAQRLVQRPFLDEVITLERKIALDEGCAFFDMFSAMGGSGAISRFAQAGLVHDDLVHPRGKGLDLLGQLLTDALLRAWVDAGTAPEHTTESLP, encoded by the coding sequence ATGATCGACGCATCTCGTGACCAGCGGTGGATGCTCCTGCCGCTCGTCCCCCTTCTCGTCGGCGTGCTCGCCTGGGCGCCCGCGCTGCCCAAGCCCTCGCCCCGCGCGCTGCAACTGGCCGCGCTCGGCAAGAAGCTCGGCACCCGGCAGCCCCGGCTGGAGAACCCCTGCGTCACCCCGGCGGACGGCACCTGCGAGCGCACCGCCCTCGCCCCCTTCTTCGAGTCGCTCAACGCCCTCGCCACGGGCACCGCCTCCGCCCCCACCGTCATCGCCGCGTTCGGCAACTCGCTCATCGCCGGAGACCGCATCGTCGACATCCTGCGCGAGGAGCTGAGCGCCACCTTCGGCGACGCGGGCCGGGGCGTGCTGCTCGCGGATCGGCTCGCGCCCTATGGGCCCCGCGTCCGCTCGGGCCTGGCCCAGGGAGGTTGGGAGCCGCGCACGCTCGGGGAGATGAAGCTCGCGGAGCTGCCCTTCGGCATCAGCGGCGTGTACCACCAGGCCGCGTCCAAGGCCCGGAGCCGCTTCGCGCTGGAGGGGGAAGCCCAGGCCACGCTGTGGTGGTTCGATGCGCCCGGCAGCGGCCCGCTGTACGTCCACGTCGACGGCCAGCCCCACACCACCACCTTTCCCCTGGGCACCGGTGAGGCCCACTCCCTGCGCTTCCGGCTCCCCGAGGGCGCGCGCTCCCTGGAGCTGGTCGCCGAGGGCGGAGGCGCCGTGGTGCAGGGGCTCGTCCTGCAGCACTCCCGCCCTGGCATCGTGCTCGACACCCTGGGCGTGCCCTCCGCGGACGCCAACCTCTTCCTGCGCGCGCACGAGGACATCTTCCGCACCCAGCTCGCCGAGCGCGCCCCGCGCCTGCTGCTCTTCCTCCTCGGAGGCAACGAGGCCAAGCGCCTGGAGTGGCGCCGCTCGGAGCTCGACGAGGTCGAGGCGGGCCTGCGCACCCTGGTGCGCCGCTCGCGCGCCGCCGTGCCGGACGCGGCCTGTCTCGTGGTGGGCCCCATCGACGCGGTGCGCGGAGGCACCGGCGCCCAGCGGCTCGTGCAGCGGCCCTTCCTGGACGAGGTCATCACCCTGGAGCGGAAGATCGCCCTCGACGAGGGCTGTGCCTTCTTCGACATGTTCTCCGCCATGGGCGGCTCGGGCGCCATCTCGCGCTTCGCCCAGGCCGGGCTCGTCCACGACGACCTCGTCCACCCGCGCGGCAAGGGGTTGGACCTGCTCGGACAACTGCTCACCGACGCGCTCCTGCGCGCCTGGGTGGACGCGGGCACGGCCCCGGAGCACACCACGGAGAGCCTCCCATGA
- a CDS encoding imm11 family protein, translating into MERRFFDLNIDVYVPGRWYLSDPTHLDGEEIEDIWRFSNGQPEELHERLRIPIYRPGKPLDFTTAGAGRTPILSERAASVFRALAPNDAQLFPVEVEGEIEPYYLLNVARQLRCIDDAACEEVQLYTPEGVQAHRAGEYRSVSGLRIDKSKVGEARVFRLWGWHPPLIVEGEIKEALERTGFLGGRFDEV; encoded by the coding sequence ATGGAACGGCGCTTCTTTGATCTGAACATCGACGTCTACGTGCCGGGACGTTGGTATCTCTCGGATCCGACCCACCTCGATGGAGAGGAGATCGAAGACATCTGGCGATTTTCCAACGGCCAGCCAGAAGAGCTTCACGAGCGGTTGCGCATTCCAATCTACCGTCCTGGGAAGCCGCTGGACTTCACGACCGCGGGGGCAGGGCGAACTCCTATTCTCAGCGAAAGGGCCGCATCCGTGTTCCGTGCGCTGGCGCCGAACGATGCGCAGCTCTTCCCAGTCGAGGTTGAGGGAGAGATCGAGCCCTATTATCTGCTCAACGTGGCACGGCAGCTCCGCTGCATCGACGATGCGGCGTGTGAAGAAGTGCAGCTCTACACCCCAGAAGGTGTGCAAGCTCACCGAGCTGGTGAGTACCGCTCCGTCTCCGGCCTGCGTATCGACAAGTCGAAGGTCGGCGAGGCTCGCGTGTTCCGGCTTTGGGGCTGGCACCCGCCGCTCATCGTCGAAGGGGAGATCAAGGAGGCGCTGGAGCGAACCGGCTTCCTGGGTGGGCGGTTCGACGAGGTTTGA
- a CDS encoding AHH domain-containing protein: MRIRGIVALLLLAAGCATTRVVNLDTGQGTPIVYQPVDTDPIEIDEAGFKRAVAQLVLDMNLNVMHEESEQDARLSLLASARGVVDCAQGRTMAQSYARIGQQQDSPGAGLNLLEGELKLESAELLMQSLSFAFDTVWDGVEEAIKDFANPAALRAMVVSMVGTALVMLVAPEPITKLLAIALTASLIAYLGTGPVWNLGQGFLRLMEESKKARTHSELEVVGHRFGKVLGDNGARVLVIAALAVLGGQNATAARGSNLPGAAQATLRAQVEGGFKLSAAWAGEVQSIAIPSAGVLNVALAPTAVAAVAMGPGNSIQGDPEGDIHHICTNKNEISETSGGPWTPLFQQVFDRARMSLDDVANKVRIQGHKGPHPAEYHKEVLRRIDQATLGCRGPAQCRAVLVEELMKLAKDLTTEGTKMRKLITKRPEG; this comes from the coding sequence ATGAGAATCCGCGGAATCGTCGCACTGCTGCTGCTCGCGGCGGGTTGCGCAACGACGCGAGTCGTGAACCTGGACACGGGACAGGGGACGCCGATCGTCTACCAACCTGTTGATACCGACCCGATTGAGATTGATGAGGCAGGTTTCAAGAGAGCTGTCGCGCAGCTCGTGCTCGACATGAACTTGAACGTCATGCACGAGGAGTCCGAACAGGACGCTCGGCTCTCGCTCCTTGCTTCGGCCCGAGGGGTGGTTGACTGCGCGCAGGGGCGCACGATGGCCCAGTCATATGCGCGGATTGGCCAGCAACAGGACTCGCCTGGAGCAGGTCTGAATCTGCTTGAGGGAGAGTTGAAGCTGGAGTCGGCGGAGCTGCTCATGCAGTCTCTTTCCTTCGCATTCGATACGGTCTGGGATGGCGTCGAGGAAGCAATAAAAGACTTCGCGAACCCAGCCGCTCTCCGCGCAATGGTTGTGTCCATGGTCGGGACCGCACTCGTGATGTTGGTTGCACCCGAGCCCATCACCAAGCTCCTTGCGATTGCGTTGACGGCATCATTGATTGCGTATCTTGGCACTGGCCCCGTGTGGAACCTCGGGCAGGGATTCCTGCGGCTCATGGAGGAATCGAAGAAAGCCCGTACCCATTCGGAGTTGGAGGTGGTCGGGCACCGTTTCGGGAAAGTGCTCGGGGACAATGGTGCCCGCGTTCTGGTCATCGCCGCCTTGGCCGTTCTCGGCGGCCAGAACGCGACAGCCGCGCGAGGGTCCAATCTGCCGGGCGCTGCGCAGGCCACACTGAGGGCGCAGGTCGAAGGTGGATTCAAGCTATCCGCGGCGTGGGCAGGGGAGGTGCAATCGATCGCCATCCCTTCGGCGGGGGTGCTGAACGTCGCGCTTGCCCCCACAGCGGTTGCAGCGGTCGCCATGGGCCCTGGAAACTCCATACAGGGAGACCCCGAAGGCGACATCCACCACATCTGCACGAACAAGAACGAGATCTCTGAAACTTCTGGCGGCCCTTGGACACCTCTCTTCCAACAAGTATTCGACCGGGCCAGGATGAGCCTCGATGACGTCGCGAATAAGGTGCGTATCCAAGGGCACAAGGGACCGCATCCGGCCGAGTACCATAAAGAAGTGCTCAGACGTATCGATCAGGCCACGCTGGGATGCCGAGGCCCCGCGCAGTGCCGAGCTGTGTTGGTTGAAGAACTGATGAAGCTCGCGAAAGACCTCACAACAGAGGGCACCAAGATGCGTAAGCTCATCACCAAGAGACCAGAGGGGTGA
- a CDS encoding serine hydrolase domain-containing protein — protein MKKTLLTALLLLSVPAQAAPRVAPRVARASASAEPTAESSLPPAPPFSEDIQRALDELVRVELARGPHAGLSVGVLHEGKRWTRGYGWRNLAHHLPATPRTTYRMASITKSFTAVAVLQLAQQGKLGLDAELQSLVPAVPPKQWPVTVRELLGHLGGVPNYDGPESSNNVRHLDTAGALALFVQKPLVAEPGTKFVYTTWGYNLLGAAVESASGQGYGDYLREHVFGPAGMRYAAMDDYRTRDRQHAVGYRLEKGKLLPSQYLDVSSRFAGGGTRASVEDLLAFGQAVLQHKLVTPDTARLMQTSMSTRDGQLTDYGMGFATYPLRGHYTVTHAGGQPETSTLLVLLPAEDVVLALATNLENDAKRLRRVSTRILETLLEDGQVRREASLADPVDAVVHEGLARLFSYGLAYHQWATHGPGVLPEPGDLSAAFTQVGTLLDRARISENPQEAMGRVREGHHPLAGSLLIRVGTHMARTLEQVEGAQALRDYPRRGPLAFFNAYVAACERVDCPAPLRFTEPLREDALRYEHEWRRSQVPELLRVRLDEVARPETLWPTLEAATAGVSLHPDYVEEMLHVAALQGRVGRREQQRRWLERAVALHPRSDEARQALAKLLGQDKPTPRSTPPRAPPVATPRDPVPDNAGRLPKRAAQQE, from the coding sequence ATGAAGAAGACGTTGCTCACCGCGCTGCTGCTGCTGAGCGTCCCGGCCCAGGCGGCTCCCCGGGTGGCCCCGCGGGTGGCCCGTGCGTCCGCCTCCGCCGAACCCACCGCCGAGTCCTCGCTGCCCCCGGCGCCGCCCTTCTCCGAGGACATCCAGCGCGCGCTGGACGAACTGGTGCGCGTCGAGCTCGCCCGCGGCCCCCACGCGGGGCTGTCGGTGGGCGTGCTGCACGAGGGCAAGCGCTGGACGCGGGGCTATGGGTGGAGGAACCTGGCCCACCATCTGCCCGCCACGCCCCGGACGACCTACCGGATGGCGTCCATCACCAAGTCCTTCACCGCCGTGGCCGTGCTCCAGCTCGCCCAGCAGGGAAAGCTCGGGCTCGACGCGGAGCTCCAGTCGCTCGTGCCGGCCGTTCCCCCCAAGCAGTGGCCCGTCACCGTGCGCGAGCTGCTCGGGCACCTGGGCGGAGTGCCGAACTACGACGGGCCCGAGTCCTCGAACAACGTGCGCCACCTGGACACCGCGGGCGCCCTCGCGCTCTTCGTCCAGAAGCCCCTGGTGGCCGAGCCCGGCACGAAGTTCGTCTACACCACCTGGGGCTACAACCTGCTCGGCGCCGCCGTGGAGTCGGCCTCGGGCCAGGGCTATGGCGACTACCTGCGCGAGCACGTCTTCGGCCCCGCCGGCATGCGCTACGCGGCCATGGACGACTACCGCACACGCGACCGGCAACACGCCGTGGGCTACCGCCTGGAGAAGGGGAAGCTCCTGCCCTCGCAGTACCTGGATGTCTCCAGCCGCTTCGCCGGAGGAGGCACGCGCGCCTCGGTGGAGGATCTGCTCGCCTTCGGGCAGGCCGTGCTCCAACACAAGCTCGTCACCCCGGACACCGCGCGCCTCATGCAGACGTCCATGAGCACCCGCGACGGCCAGCTCACCGACTACGGCATGGGCTTCGCCACCTACCCGCTGCGCGGCCACTACACGGTGACCCACGCCGGCGGGCAGCCCGAGACGAGCACGCTGCTGGTGCTGCTCCCCGCCGAGGACGTCGTGCTCGCGCTCGCCACCAACCTGGAGAACGACGCGAAGCGGCTGCGGCGCGTGTCCACCCGCATCCTCGAGACGCTGCTGGAGGACGGGCAGGTGCGCCGCGAGGCCTCCCTGGCGGATCCGGTGGATGCCGTGGTGCACGAGGGACTCGCCCGTCTCTTCTCCTACGGGCTCGCCTACCACCAGTGGGCGACGCATGGGCCCGGCGTCCTCCCCGAGCCAGGAGACCTGAGCGCGGCCTTCACCCAGGTGGGCACGCTGCTCGACCGCGCGCGCATCTCCGAGAATCCCCAGGAGGCGATGGGACGTGTGCGCGAGGGCCATCACCCGCTCGCGGGCTCGCTTCTCATCCGCGTGGGCACGCACATGGCCCGCACGCTGGAGCAGGTAGAGGGCGCCCAGGCCCTGCGCGACTATCCCCGGCGGGGCCCGCTCGCCTTCTTCAACGCCTATGTCGCCGCGTGCGAGCGGGTGGACTGCCCCGCGCCGCTGCGCTTCACCGAGCCCCTGCGCGAGGACGCGCTCCGCTACGAGCACGAGTGGCGGCGCTCGCAGGTCCCCGAGTTGCTGCGCGTCCGGCTGGACGAGGTGGCCCGCCCCGAGACGCTCTGGCCCACGCTGGAGGCGGCCACGGCGGGGGTGTCGCTCCACCCGGACTACGTGGAGGAGATGCTGCACGTCGCCGCGCTCCAGGGCCGAGTGGGGCGGCGCGAGCAGCAACGGCGCTGGCTCGAGCGCGCCGTGGCCCTCCACCCGCGCTCGGACGAGGCCCGGCAGGCGCTCGCGAAGCTGCTGGGGCAAGACAAGCCGACACCCCGGAGCACCCCACCCCGCGCGCCTCCGGTCGCGACCCCCAGAGACCCGGTGCCGGACAACGCCGGGCGCCTGCCGAAGCGCGCCGCCCAGCAGGAGTAG
- a CDS encoding acylase → MSETNRFTPRATRWFSVLALLLATGCEDPPEPQPHPQPPAPRYQATIYRTEYGVPHIRADNLAGVASGQGYAFAQDQACGLAEAVLRLRGEQARYRGPEFVGIDIAHRVLDPLGRAEQLLPQQPQPVRELLGGFVAGYNHYLARVGPANVPGWCHGAPWVAPITETELMAHHLTLGMLASGLQFLPAIAAAQPPGTTAPSQTPPLESLVMSKGKDFGSNGWALGRERTRSGRGMLVANPHFPWEGELRLWESHLSVPGTLDVYGASLLGVPGILIGFNPNVAWTHTFSSVGQRFTLYLLPLVPGKPTRYYYGDEEREMAAKAITVKVLQPDGSLADVTRTVYSSHYGPILSLQGLEWSTKFAISYRDANRDNGSMVAQYLAMAQADSLQALQQAHATYQSLPWVNTISVDRQGHTWFTDSSRTPNLSAETLTRWQQQVKAGNTPAALVYQSTEAVLLDGSEPSNEWVVEAGAGQPGVIPFERAPQLSRDDFVFNSNDSHWLTNPAAPLEGFSPLQGPERTAQTMRTRMNATLLTEVREGGASGADGKFTQPELKEAILGNRSFTAELLREELVARCQAHPSATVEGQAVDLTHACATLAGWEGRFDTGSTGAVLWREFLGTFSFSQSLGAGELFATPFDPAHPLTTPTGLRPAPATGEDPLLTRLGRAVRVLEQAKLALDVPLGQVQNAPRGGKRIPLHGGRELEGTANVVGRNGSMQSLEPRAPQGTVLNRSTNLTTQGYVISTGTSFLMALEYTEDGVRAEGMLTYGESADAQSPHYSDQAELFSAKQWRPMRTDWQDIIDHAGSSVETISLP, encoded by the coding sequence ATGTCCGAAACGAACCGCTTCACCCCCCGCGCCACGCGCTGGTTCTCCGTGTTGGCCCTGCTGCTCGCCACCGGCTGCGAGGATCCGCCCGAGCCCCAACCCCACCCCCAGCCGCCAGCCCCCCGCTACCAGGCGACCATCTACCGCACCGAGTACGGCGTGCCCCACATCCGCGCCGACAACCTGGCCGGCGTGGCCTCTGGTCAGGGCTATGCCTTCGCCCAGGACCAGGCGTGTGGCCTCGCGGAAGCCGTGCTCCGGCTGCGCGGCGAGCAGGCGCGCTACCGGGGTCCGGAGTTCGTCGGCATCGACATCGCCCACCGGGTGTTGGATCCGCTGGGCCGGGCCGAGCAACTGCTGCCCCAGCAACCGCAGCCCGTCCGGGAGCTGCTCGGTGGCTTCGTGGCCGGCTACAACCACTACCTGGCGCGCGTGGGTCCGGCGAACGTGCCGGGCTGGTGCCATGGCGCGCCGTGGGTCGCTCCCATCACCGAAACGGAGTTGATGGCGCATCACCTGACGTTGGGAATGCTCGCCAGCGGCTTGCAATTCCTGCCCGCCATCGCCGCCGCGCAGCCGCCCGGCACCACCGCCCCGAGCCAGACCCCGCCCCTGGAATCCCTGGTGATGTCCAAGGGCAAGGACTTCGGCAGCAATGGCTGGGCCCTGGGACGCGAGCGCACGCGGAGCGGCCGCGGCATGCTGGTCGCCAACCCGCACTTCCCCTGGGAGGGTGAGCTGCGGCTGTGGGAGAGCCACCTGAGCGTCCCGGGCACGCTCGACGTCTATGGGGCCTCGCTGCTGGGCGTTCCGGGCATCCTCATCGGCTTCAACCCGAACGTGGCGTGGACCCACACCTTCTCCTCCGTGGGCCAGCGCTTCACCCTCTACCTGCTGCCGCTCGTGCCCGGTAAACCCACCCGCTACTACTACGGCGACGAGGAGCGCGAGATGGCCGCCAAGGCCATCACCGTGAAGGTGCTGCAACCGGACGGCTCGCTGGCGGACGTGACGCGCACCGTCTACAGCAGCCACTACGGCCCCATCCTCTCGCTCCAGGGGCTCGAGTGGAGCACGAAGTTCGCCATCTCCTACCGGGACGCCAACCGCGACAATGGCTCGATGGTGGCGCAGTACCTGGCCATGGCCCAGGCCGACTCGCTGCAAGCGTTGCAGCAGGCCCACGCCACCTATCAAAGCCTGCCCTGGGTCAACACGATCAGCGTGGATCGCCAGGGCCACACCTGGTTCACGGACTCGTCGCGCACGCCCAACCTCAGCGCCGAGACGCTCACCCGCTGGCAGCAGCAGGTGAAAGCGGGCAACACCCCGGCGGCGCTCGTCTACCAGAGCACGGAAGCGGTGCTGCTGGATGGCTCGGAGCCGTCCAACGAATGGGTCGTCGAGGCCGGCGCCGGCCAGCCGGGAGTGATTCCCTTCGAGCGCGCGCCCCAGTTGTCACGCGACGACTTCGTCTTCAACTCCAATGACAGCCATTGGCTCACCAACCCGGCGGCCCCGCTGGAGGGTTTCTCTCCCCTGCAGGGTCCGGAGCGCACGGCCCAGACGATGCGCACGCGCATGAACGCCACGCTGCTCACCGAGGTACGCGAGGGAGGCGCCTCGGGAGCGGATGGGAAGTTCACCCAGCCGGAGCTGAAGGAGGCCATCCTCGGCAACCGGTCCTTCACCGCGGAACTGCTGCGCGAGGAACTCGTCGCCCGCTGCCAGGCCCACCCCTCGGCCACCGTCGAGGGGCAGGCGGTGGACCTGACGCACGCCTGCGCCACGCTCGCGGGCTGGGAGGGGCGCTTCGACACGGGCAGCACCGGCGCGGTGCTCTGGCGTGAGTTCCTCGGCACCTTCTCCTTCTCGCAGTCGCTCGGCGCCGGAGAGCTGTTCGCCACGCCGTTCGATCCAGCCCACCCGCTCACCACCCCCACGGGGCTGCGGCCCGCGCCCGCCACCGGAGAGGATCCGCTGCTCACGCGGCTGGGCCGGGCGGTGCGCGTCCTGGAGCAGGCGAAACTCGCGCTCGACGTGCCACTCGGCCAGGTGCAGAACGCGCCGAGGGGAGGCAAGCGCATCCCCCTCCATGGGGGCCGCGAACTCGAGGGCACGGCGAACGTCGTCGGCCGCAACGGCTCCATGCAGTCGCTGGAGCCCCGGGCTCCGCAGGGCACGGTGCTCAACCGCTCGACGAACCTGACCACCCAGGGCTACGTCATCAGCACGGGCACCAGCTTCCTCATGGCCCTGGAGTACACCGAGGACGGTGTGCGCGCCGAGGGCATGCTCACGTATGGCGAGTCCGCGGACGCCCAGTCACCCCACTACAGCGATCAGGCGGAGCTCTTCTCCGCGAAGCAGTGGCGCCCGATGCGCACCGACTGGCAGGACATCATCGACCACGCGGGCTCGAGCGTGGAGACCATCTCCCTGCCGTAG